In one window of Nesterenkonia sandarakina DNA:
- a CDS encoding type 1 glutamine amidotransferase domain-containing protein — MKVLIVLTSHDELGDTGKKTGFWLEELAAPYYRFQEAGYEITLASPQGGQPPLDPASNQPDFQTEDTHRFEDDAEATAALAETVRLDSVSVEDFDTVFYPGGHGPLWDLAEDSTSIRLIESTLRAGKPLGLVCHAPGALRHAKNEDGTPLVNGKLVTGFTNTEEAGVDLVDVVPFLVQDELSKLGGRYSKGEDWSSYVVEDGLLITGQNPQSSAETAQALIAKLSA, encoded by the coding sequence GGCTTCTGGCTCGAAGAGCTGGCCGCGCCGTACTACCGCTTCCAGGAGGCCGGCTACGAGATCACCCTGGCCTCCCCGCAGGGTGGACAGCCGCCGCTGGACCCGGCGAGCAACCAGCCCGACTTCCAGACCGAGGACACCCATCGGTTCGAGGACGACGCCGAGGCCACTGCCGCGCTGGCAGAGACCGTGCGCCTGGACTCGGTCTCCGTGGAGGACTTCGACACTGTCTTCTACCCCGGCGGCCATGGCCCGCTGTGGGACCTGGCCGAGGACTCCACCTCGATCCGGCTGATCGAGTCCACGCTGCGCGCCGGCAAGCCGCTGGGGCTGGTCTGCCACGCCCCCGGTGCGCTGCGCCACGCCAAGAACGAGGACGGCACTCCCCTGGTGAACGGCAAGCTGGTCACCGGTTTCACCAACACCGAGGAGGCCGGGGTGGACCTGGTCGACGTCGTGCCGTTCCTGGTCCAGGATGAGCTCAGCAAGCTCGGCGGCAGGTACTCCAAGGGAGAGGACTGGAGCTCCTACGTGGTCGAGGATGGACTGCTGATCACCGGGCAGAACCCGCAGTCCTCCGCGGAGACCGCTCAGGCGCTGATCGCCAAGCTCTCCGCATGA